GGACAATGATGTTGGAAAAGACTGAGATGAGAAATTTTTATTAAGCTTGATGGATTGTAAATGCTCTTCCCTCATGTGATGCGGAGAAAAGACAGTTTGACATGAATCCTAACCAGAACAGCCAATGGTCATAACCTGGAGAGCTAGCTACGCCCACAGGCAATATTTTGGACTCAACAATTCCTATAGTCCCGCCAACTAAACTCAGCTAAGTAGAGTCTCTCTCCACTTAGAAGAGGTTCAAACCTTTCTTGCCGTTAACGAACACTAATTTTACATGTTTCATGCTTCGAAGGCATTGCAATCATTCTCAAAATGTTCTCTTGCCTTTAGACGTCTTTCATTGATTAGAAAGATGACTCAGCTATTGATAAGATGGGATTTTCTCAAGTACTACTGCAAAAATTCaggttctttttccttctttttcactAGTTAGACTCATCAAAGAACATCGGGTTCACGGTTCATAAGATCCAAGATGGATGAGAGAGGGTAGAAAAGTGATGGATGCTGGAAAACTGGGTTCAAGTTGCATTCTCACCTCAATTTCAATTAGTATTCCTCATCCTAATTCTTAAAAAGATAGAAGGAAGATAGgtggtgaaaaaaaaaatgaacaaatGAGGAAAGGACTGATTATACTAAAATTCGCCAATGTACATGAGTGAAAAGCATAAATCATCATGATCTCATGAAaggatttttttcctttttcattttttttcttttcttttcttttgttttggtttttgtttcatgttttttttgtttttggtttttttttttttttaataataagggACGCAAAAAAGCCACCAACCTTTATTAAAAAGAGAGCTATGTATAAAGAGATAAAAGAAACATAGGCCAACTTCACAAACAAAGCAAGAGACGCTGTAGCTAGGAGGGAGATAGAGAAAACAAGAACAAGAGTCCGGGTGAGGTCATCTTATAAGTAATTCAGGTATCTACCAAAAGTCTATACACTTCCTTAATCTTTACCCAGACAGCAACGAAGTGAGCAAGTTCAAAGTGTTTACAAGTAAGAGACCAATTATTGAAGGTCTAAAGTCCAGCGGAGGCAACCAAAAGATGGCCCTATGCTTATTGAGAAATAGAATGGTGTTTCTTTCCTTCCAACATTCCCAAACAATTGCCACAATCGGATGTAATTCCAAATGTTTCTTGAGAAATTCCGACAGATCCATGTTGTGCAAAGATAATCAAACGAATGTTGTGGGTGTAGAACTCTTAAGTGTTGAGCAAATAACCATCCAAATTGAGTTGAAAATGGGGCAATTTTAGAAAAGGTGGAATGGCTTTAGGCACTTGATTGCAAATGGTAGAGGGTCCCAAATTTTTGCCTAGTTTTCTCCCTAGAACATTGCTGGTGTTCAACCTTTTCCTCCAAGCTAGCCACAGAAAGTATTTTGATTTTATGCTGGATGTTGAGGCTTCAAAGTATGGGCGCAAAGTTACAAGAGACACCTCTCCTTTTTAGGAAAAGATAGAGAGAAGAGGTTGAGAAGTTCTCCTTTCACAAAATATTAGTCAGCATACTTTGTTATACCTGTACTGCAAGAACTTTTTAGGCGATCATGATTTCGGTCAGCTGCAAAACTTGAGAGTAGGCCCTGAACGGAAGcagtaaagaaaaaaatttattacactaCCTTGTGATATATTTTAGTTAGACCAAATGACTTCTATTTTTCGTTTATATTTCACAAATACGATGCATATGGAAAATTAGAAGATTTTGCCAAGTCATTTCTATTTTAGGTGTTCAATTGTTTATATTTCACAACTTCACATCCCATACCGCATAACATGGAAATAATTTTGCTGGCCATAGAGCAGCTGCACTTCTGATGTAATGACAGAAGGGCACATTTTTGGCATTTTCTCACAACTTGCCTATTACTGTTATAAATTAGGAGATAAAATACCTTCCATTCTCTATTTCTCAAGTAAAACCAACTCTTTAAATCCTTCTCTACAGACTTATTTTGTCCGTGCAAAATTTTCTTTCACAGAAATATTTTTCCTAGAAAGATGATATCTTGATATGTGATGCTGGAAAAAGTAATTTTTGCATATTTCGTTGATCATGGGAAAGAAGATATCTTGATATGTGATgctggaaaaaataatttttgcatatTTCGTTCATCATGAAAAAGTGAAATATTGCAGAGTGACCCATGTTTAGTTAAACATCTACTTTCTTAGAAAGTTATGTAAAATACCTGTtatgttcttaaaaataaaaatatcttatcccATTCTATCTAAAAGCTTAATGGcactttaaaatatatatatatatatatatcctatcTTTCAGCAAGTGGGAATTGGACTTTCCCATGTCCCATATGAGTTTTTTTTCCTATGAAATGTGAAAATTTTATTCTCATGAAAAAACTACTTTTCTATCTCTCTCTTTTCCAATCAAACATAAAGCATTTCTCCCTTTCTGTTGACCACACTTTCCTCCATCCTCTTCCCAAAAACCAAACGAGTCCTCCATGCTCTCACAACCATTCCAGCTCCTCTTTCAAGCTACCTCTGATCCATGTCATGTAGAACAATCCCCAAGCCCTATGTATGAAGCCAAATAATGTAGAACAGAACGAAGCAAGCATATACTCATATCTTCTATAGATTTTCTTCACAAAATTCTTATTTGCGTTGAGTTTGAAAAGATTGAAGGACTGACTGCAGAACAGAGAAGAGTGTTCTTTTCTTGAAGGGTGATCTGCAGTTAAGCATTTTCATTTATTTCCTTTCCCAATACTCATATTATTAACAAATTCATGACAACCTTCATGGATTTATGTTACCAGCAAATTTCCTAAATCAAGGACCCATCCCCATTTCTTAATGTCTTGAGCAAAGTTCATGTTTTTAACACGAATCATGGTAACCATAACAATCTTCTTGGAGCAATCGTTCAGACAATTGGCAGCAGAAGATAGACCAACTCTCCTCTAATGCAAACTATAAGACAGGTACGTGCAAGCTTAAATATGTTTGCTTTGAGTACTTACAAGAAAATAGGGTAAGAAGAGAAGTAGCATCAGTTAAATGCCGATGATATATGGGGATGCTCCAAGAGCTTGACCTTTTCCAGTAACATGTCCTTGCAGTAATTAAGCTAAAAAGCCAATGCAGCAATATGTAAATACTAGTCATATTATTCCCATGACACACGTCAACATAGATGCAAAAGAAACCAGCAAACTGACCACAGGTGCTTTAACCATGCCAACACAATAGTTTTAGCACTTTCAGTCTCTACCGCACCTATCCTacatgtcctttttttttttttttctctggatACACAAGCCATTCCTGTTATTAATTGACCGGGTATATAGATACTATGGCTATGACGTCTTAATATTCCATTTCAAGATTTAGTCCATCATACCTGCAGAAGGCTACtcatgttttattttttctcatttagcAAATTATTTCtgccatctaaatttttaaacaTGATGAATCAGCAACTTAAAGATATGTGAATATATTTTGCAATCCAAATTTGATACATGCCAACTGGTTTAACTTTTATGTGGAACCTGTTGTGAGAAAGAGCATGAATAAAAGTTACTGCTACAGCTACCAATTAATGTTATTGAGGAAACGTTTTTTAATCAAatagaagttaaaaaaaaatctagattcaTCACATAAAGGGCATGGAGATAACTTGCACAACTCCAGTTTATATTACTAGCTATTTCTAACATCCACAATGGAGTGTGAGTGCTACAAGAATGATGTATGTATCCCAACTCAATCTTAGATTCAAGGGAATATATGGCAAatgtataaaaatctaaaatGAGAAAATGTTGTATTGCTCAACAATGAAATCCTTATGGGTGAGTCTAAGGGAGCATCGAGGCATGTATTTTTTACTTAATAAGAAAATTACAATCATCTCGATAgtatgggggggggggggtttgaTTGGAATAATTAAGGTCtggaatgaaaatcgaaatagATGACTCCATTCCAACTGTTTCGTTAGAGGGAATCTCATTCTAATTTTCATTCCAGAGAGGAATGGAAATGATCCATTTCTTCCGTAACCGAATCCAAACTCACCCCAACGGAGTCAAAACTCATTCCAAtagaatgagataaaaaaataaaatcacggAGGAGTCCTCACAGACGAAGAGCTGGTGGAGGAAGGAGACGATCTGTTGATTTTCGCAGTGTCCTGAGTCGTCGCCTTTAGTGCTAGCACCATCGATGGCGGCCGTGGGGGAGGAGGAatgaggggaggaggaggagaggaggccGTGGGGGCAGCGGCGAacgatggaggaggaggaggaaggggggCCGTCGGGCTTGTAGGGGGCGAGGCAGAGGCGGGAGTAGGTCAGCTTGCGGCTGCCGATGCTCTCATTGAAGACAGAGCAGTCGATCTTGGGTACGACGATATCGTCACAGTGGTGGAGGTCGAAGACGTTAGGGCAGGAGAGAGAAAGGGTGTTGAGCTCGGCCTGGGAGAGAAGGCAGAGGTCGACCACCAGGATAAGCTCCATCCCCATGGGAGGAGGAGAGAGTGAGCTTCGAGAGAAGGGATCTCACGCACACACAGTGAGAGAGAGGGGGTTGATAGAGAGCGAATCACGGACGGAAGGGGTTCAGGGGTCTGGATCCGATCAGAGGTCGTGGTAGGCACCCGCAGTGCACGTGATCAGGTTTGTTGAGATCATGAgctgtgtatacatacataaaatttagctaagaataaaaataaaaaattgagttGATTCCGATTCCTATCTTTATATGAACCAAACAACAACAATGGGaatcatccattccgattccgatttcggtcacgaaccaaacgcttcgggAGATTAAGTTATTTTGATTCCGATTCCAATCCATTCCGATTGCGATTCCGATTGCGAACCAAAGACCCCCTAGATGTTATTGAGGAGATATCCAAAAGATGGGTGGCATGTTGCAGGCTTGGATAAGAAAAACCAAAAGAAAGGTTCCTAGTCATTAACTGCCACtgctgcttttctttttttttctttttcttttgacatCTCTCACGCCACTGACATTAAAATTCAGGTTTCGCTGCTGAATGTTCTCAAGCGTACATGTAAACAACCTTGTCGCATCCTCGCCTCACTTGAGTTTTCAAGTCTTACATCACAGCACCTAGCATCATAGCTGGAAAAGTTGTGGTCCTTAAAGAAACCTGCATGGTAACGAGCTTCTGTAATGCTAAGTTTTGGTCCTCTGCATGGCTCAGATTTGCCCAATCAAACATGTCCTGAGCAGGGCGTGTATTGCGTATTGCTTATGTTCTGGTGGTGAGCTGTTGTTGTGTTTGAGATCCATATCAGCTTTTTCCGAATTTGTTCAACATTCCTTTGCATAGAAAGCACAAGAGGTTTTTGGTCGCAGTGCCACCTGACAAAACTCAACTACTAAGTTTTTGTGATAGGCACCATTTTTATATCTCTTTATGGAGAGAATTTCAACCTTGGATGCCAAGTAGTGTTTGTGTCCAGTTTCGCTTACATCATGGAGTGTGCTATCTTTGTGTTTAAGATCTATAAAATTTACATTTCCCTCTAATCAATGACAATAGGCAGGCTCAACCCAAACAGCTTTTTCTTAATGTTTCCTAGTGCAATTGTGCGTTTGGTTGCATGACCCACCCAATAGACCATGGCTGCTAGGTGCTTGCAGTGGGCTCCATGGCTGTTTTCCATCATAAAAATTTGTTCTCCTCCTTTCAGCCCCATCCCGCTACCTATAAAATTAGCCAACCTGATAATTCCATCAATTGATGGCCAAACACATGACCTCTACCTTTGCCGAGCACAACTAGACAAAGCTCCAGTCCTAATTGCTGTGGATGATCGTATAATGCTTGACCTTCACCAACCTCATTCATTTTGGCATAATCTGCACTGCCTAGAACTTTTCATTGCATCCAAAAGAACATGCTTCTATCTCCCAGGTGTCCCCTATATATCCCTCCATTATTAATCTTTACCAACCGTGACACTTCTAGCAATGCTGCACCTTCTTCTGTTCTCCAGGAATTAAGCCCCACAGCATCTCCCCAGTCCCAGAGCTCTGTAATTGCTTTGGTTTGGATATAGGGACCAGTCATCACTGGCATGAAATAAGAGATTTGAAATTCACCTACTGAACCCATCCACCCAGGCCAATTCCGCACCCATCCATCATCACTTTGTCTCATTTTTCAGCTGTGCATGATCACATCTAACCTGTTAGCAAAAAACCTCCATCTAGAGCTATGCACCCCAGATGAATTCCACATGTTGTGAATGGGAAAGTTCATTCATTGGTTGACTCCAATTGCTTTCCAACTGCAACCTCTGATTAAAACAAAGAACTTGCAGCCATGGCAAAGACTTTAGATAACATAAGGCCTGATGTTTAGCATATATCTTCATGTCCACTTGACAACAATGTAAATTTCATGGTACTATCTTTATGTAATGGCttgcaaaaatgagaagaaacAAACATGCTTCCAAAATCCAGCCTTACTTTGGACCTTGGACCAactttatttctcataattttgcTAAGCATCAACAAGATCTTTATCTTATTTCCTCGATTGCAAGGATTAAAGTCATACGTAATCACATTAGTTTGCTAATTTACATGCATTTTTCTTGCAAATCGACTTCTCAGGAATAAGCAAAGCTTAGTGTTCTTGCTCCAAAGTTCATTGCCTCCTTCAGCTTTCATAAATAGGCACACTTTTTAAGCACTCCATAGATTTACTTTTTTGGCTTCAACTAAGCACTAAACAGTATTTAAAATATGTTCGCTACACACAATAACATTATGAAACAGATCCTTGCTCTGTTCCTTGATATCCTCCTCATAAAGTTCTACCTTCCATAGATTCTTTAAGTAGCCAATCCATTCACCTTAGATTTCCAGCCACTAGCATTGTTCTTCTTCAGCTCCCCTTGAAGAAACCACAAATGTTCAAACTATAAATGCTTTCAAACCCAAGGTACCCCCAAGACATATCCATCATATTTGCACAGTTCTGGATATGCCACCATCCAAATTGAAGGATTGGTGTCTTTTGGATGTTCGATCAAGTAGATTTTTTTCCATATAATTTGACAACTTCCATTTCTTAACTAGATCACTCCATTCACTTGTTAAAACATAAAACCACCAAGTCCCCGCAAAGGAGAATCTCACAATGTTAAAAGCCTATCCACATACTAAGGCCCGTCCCAATATCCAAACAATGACTTGATTTCCAAATTGCTTccttagaagaataatctttgcGCCCATAGGCAGCAATAATTTTCTAGAAGTTGGAACAGGCCCACTCGATGACAAACTGCTGGAGGCACATATAGCATAAAAAGTCACCTATGGTCCAACCTTCACCCTGAAATATGAATACCACATATGCTGTCTCAAGGACTGTCTTGTCAAAATAAGATCGTCCAGCTCATTGTGACTCAATAAACAATCTGTAACAAAAAGCTTTTTGACACCTCCAGGTCCCAGCTGTTCCTCCTCCAGCTCCTAAATCCTAATGGTACATAGTGTTTTATTCTGGTCTGCTCACATTCATAGAATACAGAGTGTTATGCATCAACTTTTTGGAAAGAAATTCATGAAAAACACCAACTACGAGAATAGATGTTCCTTCGATTAAGCCCTGAACCTACATAGTGCTTCAATGATATAGTATCTTAAATGCTGCAATCAAACAAGCAATTGTTATTTTTTGCAGCAACTAAGCTAAAATCGCCAAGAATATTATTTCATGATAGCTTTACTTCTGTATAATTTTGTACAGATAATGGTGAAGTACTTATTTTATGTTACTAATGTGGTAATATTAAGTTCAAGATCCAATGAAGAAATGATGCTTGCAATCAAAGAAACTAAGCATGTGTAAAAACTGAGGTGTTATGGAATGGGATAAACAAGTAGTTAGACACAAAGATAAATTATAGTTTAAAGAATTAGTTGATATTAATCATCAACCAGCATGCCTGGGATAAAAAGAAGGGGCTTGAGATACAATAATGAAAATGACTCACCTTAGCTAGGGAACAGGAAAAAGACTCCAATTGTCCCTCAGCACCACGATAGAACTGAAAGTAAGAAAGCACCCTTATGTTCAATATTTTGCACATTGGCTTGTTGTTATCAAAATTtactttcagaataaaaaatcagGGTTCTCTTCAGCTTCTTACAGAGCTGAAAGATCATTCCGAGGAGAAATAGAGAGGGAGAGAATGAATGACCATACAACATATAACTACCATCTCAAGTAAGGAAAACATTAAATgtttcatcacaaaattattaAGTGCTATAAAAAAACTAATACATGTTTCCAATAAAGAAATTATTaatgtttcatcataaaattaaattatatagatTAAAACCTCCAATATAGAATATTCAGTAAACACCAGGAAAGATGAAAACTCAATGCACAATATGTAGCTAAGCATGATTGACCAGGACTTGCATGTGGGCAAATACATGCATAGACACTTTGTGGCAAATCCTGAACCAACAGTAGTAGGGGGAAAAGATGATGTTAGCTAGAACTTATGAAGGAACCAAGGAAAGCAACAGCTGGAGAGATATTATTGTATTAGTATTTAAATTAAGCTGCCAAATCGATTGTCATCAATGTTTTTGTATGGCAAAAAAAGGCAAAACTATTTAAAGAaactatctttattttcagaagaATACAGAAGTTAACTATACCCATTTGAACCAAACAATAGATACACATGTTTCTTCAATATTGACAACAAAATCATTCCCCTGTTAACCAGGAAGAAACACATGAAAAAAAAAGTCAAGAAGATGATTTCCTTTGGCAAGATTAGCAAGAACAATAAAAGATTGAGTATACAAATAGAATCAAAGCATGTTCAGTAAAAAAGATAACCTTTTCTTTATTCTAATTAGTATCACTAGCACTATTAATGAGGAATTTTATGATGCTGGCTGACCGAGTCTTCCTAGTTGCTGGTCAACAATAAGCAAACACCAAGTGGAATATTTGTTATTTATTCAGAACCTGAATAAATAACAAATATCCATAGATTAGATGGGGTATGCAAGAAATCAAGAACCCAGAGCATAAGACTTAATGGATGTCACCTTTGGGTATAGGGCTAGGGAAGAACCACACCAAGTGCCATAAAATGCAACAATGACAAGCCTATCACCAGCCAGGCTTAACGCATCCAGAAACTCTTGTTTTGAATTAATACAATCATATTCAGTCCTGCATTTTTTTTCCCCCCCACCACTTTGTGCCATCATTTGGCCACACCAACAGCATGCACCTGAAACAACACGTCCATCAAGAAGAATAAAAAAGCCATGGGCAAACAtgcaaaaatattataattttaaacagGAAAAAGAAGCGAAATAAAACTCCAATTACTATATTTATATCCAAACTGCAACAGAAAAAGTGTAAGAAACTATCAAGAACCACAATCTTCTTTCTCGTCATGCCATGCCCTTGAACCCTATCAGAAATCATCTCCATCACGAGACCACGCTCAGCTAACCCAACGTCACTGTGAACCCCTTCCGCGATCCGCCAATGGGCTAATAATACCGTTCTTGAAATTGTAATCCCCAAACTGGTTCATTTCGGCAGAGAAATCCTCCCAGGATCCTCTTATAATCTTGTCATTCGAAATAAAGAGAAGAGACAGAAAAGAAGATCCAAGAACGAGAGGAGGGGGTGCGCAGGCGTACCTTGAGATGGGACAGGCGCTGCGGCTGGCGGGCGATAGCAGTAGCGAAGGCGGAATCCAAACAAGGCTTTCTTGTGGATGTCGGGAAGTTGGAGCAGCCCAGAGGGCATAAGAATGGGAGCCGAGAAGGGACGAGGAGATTAGATAATAATGGAAGAGGAGAACATCGGCCATggatcaatttaatccaccacctCTTCTCTTCTCGTGTTCTTCGTCCAATTCTTCATTGATCTTTTCTATTCGTTTCTTGGATGGGAATCAGGTCGGTGACCTGCTGCTCTCCCTGATTGTGGCCTGAGGGGCGCACGCGTGTATGATTTGTAGACCGACGGAGTAAACCGACTTTAACAACTCGCCATCTCCACATGCCCTCGCTTGGGCGTGCGTGGCGCGCGAAAACAACCGCTCAGGGGGCGCCTTTAGGCTCTTGATCGAGAGGCGGGATCATGATATACAAAACACCAACGAGCGAGAGCGATTGGGTCCGCATCTTGCAACCTCGACTAACGGGATTCTGATTCCCGCTTCACGTTTGGCGGCCATTAGGCCCATGATAGATGACTATGGGCCGGGCTCAGGTCCAAACTATAGTCCTCCTCAGTTGGACTACGCGTTGggtctctttaaactttgatGTTATCTGTGTCCAAGGCCGTCCCATGATCAGCTCTAGCCCCTATTCATCATCATATCACGTCCAATATATTCCGGTGATTTTattgatcataaaaaattaaaaaaaaaaaaaaccatgtcTGGTTTTATCAAAAGCCTATGCCACAAAAAGGCTTTTGTTTTCATCAGTCTGTATTCAACCCGTAGTTTGATAAGTGGCGGTTTTATTGACAGTTCTTGTTGCTTTCGCATCATTCTTTTTTAAGAAATATCGTACCATCATTTAGCAGGGGGCTTGCCTTGCTCTAAAACAGTTCTCCTCAAAATTCCTCAAATTTGGCGCTTGAAG
The sequence above is a segment of the Elaeis guineensis isolate ETL-2024a chromosome 7, EG11, whole genome shotgun sequence genome. Coding sequences within it:
- the LOC105047969 gene encoding uncharacterized protein isoform X2, with amino-acid sequence MPSGLLQLPDIHKKALFGFRLRYCYRPPAAAPVPSQGACCWCGQMMAQSGGGEKKCRTEYDCINSKQEFLDALSLAGDRLVIVAFYGTWCGSSLALYPKFYRGAEGQLESFSCSLAKGLLSSFAADRNHDRLKSSCSTGEVSLVTLRPYFEASTSSIKSKYFLWLAWRKRLNTSNVLGRKLGKNLGPSTICNQVPKAIPPFLKLPHFQLNLDGYLLNT
- the LOC105047969 gene encoding uncharacterized protein isoform X1, producing the protein MPSGLLQLPDIHKKALFGFRLRYCYRPPAAAPVPSQGACCWCGQMMAQSGGGEKKCRTEYDCINSKQEFLDALSLAGDRLVIVAFYGTWCGSSLALYPKGNDFVVNIEETCVSIVWFKWFYRGAEGQLESFSCSLAKGLLSSFAADRNHDRLKSSCSTGEVSLVTLRPYFEASTSSIKSKYFLWLAWRKRLNTSNVLGRKLGKNLGPSTICNQVPKAIPPFLKLPHFQLNLDGYLLNT
- the LOC105047969 gene encoding thioredoxin-like 2, chloroplastic isoform X6: MPSGLLQLPDIHKKALFGFRLRYCYRPPAAAPVPSQGACCWCGQMMAQSGGGEKKCRTEYDCINSKQEFLDALSLAGDRLVIVAFYGTWCGSSLALYPKGNDFVVNIEETCVSIVWFKWFYRGAEGQLESFSCSLAKITLQEKNTLLCSAVSPSIFSNSTQIRIL
- the LOC105047969 gene encoding thioredoxin-like 2-1, chloroplastic isoform X4, which produces MPSGLLQLPDIHKKALFGFRLRYCYRPPAAAPVPSQGACCWCGQMMAQSGGGEKKCRTEYDCINSKQEFLDALSLAGDRLVIVAFYGTWCGSSLALYPKGNDFVVNIEETCVSIVWFKWFYRGAEGQLESFSCSLAKFALEESWSIFCCQLSERLLQEDCYGYHDSC
- the LOC105047969 gene encoding thioredoxin-like 2, chloroplastic isoform X7, with the protein product MPSGLLQLPDIHKKALFGFRLRYCYRPPAAAPVPSQGACCWCGQMMAQSGGGEKKCRTEYDCINSKQEFLDALSLAGDRLVIVAFYGTWCGSSLALYPKGNDFVVNIEETCVSIVWFKWFYRGAEGQLESFSCSLAKLNYCKDMLLEKVKLLEHPHISSAFN
- the LOC105047969 gene encoding thioredoxin-like 2-1, chloroplastic isoform X10; the protein is MPSGLLQLPDIHKKALFGFRLRYCYRPPAAAPVPSQGACCWCGQMMAQSGGGEKKCRTEYDCINSKQEFLDALSLAGDRLVIVAFYGTWCGSSLALYPKFYRGAEGQLESFSCSLAKLNYCKDMLLEKVKLLEHPHISSAFN
- the LOC105047969 gene encoding thioredoxin-like 2, chloroplastic isoform X9, producing the protein MPSGLLQLPDIHKKALFGFRLRYCYRPPAAAPVPSQGACCWCGQMMAQSGGGEKKCRTEYDCINSKQEFLDALSLAGDRLVIVAFYGTWCGSSLALYPKGNDFVVNIEETCVSIVWFKWFYRGAEGQLESFSCSLAKPSAGMMD
- the LOC105047969 gene encoding thioredoxin-like 2, chloroplastic isoform X11 — its product is MPSGLLQLPDIHKKALFGFRLRYCYRPPAAAPVPSQGACCWCGQMMAQSGGGEKKCRTEYDCINSKQEFLDALSLAGDRLVIVAFYGTWCGSSLALYPKGNDFVVNIEETCVSIVWFKWFYRGAEGQLESFSCSLAKV
- the LOC105047969 gene encoding thioredoxin-like 2-1, chloroplastic isoform X3, producing MPSGLLQLPDIHKKALFGFRLRYCYRPPAAAPVPSQGACCWCGQMMAQSGGGEKKCRTEYDCINSKQEFLDALSLAGDRLVIVAFYGTWCGSSLALYPKGNDFVVNIEETCVSIVWFKWFYRGAEGQLESFSCSLAKTRIKHYVPLGFRSWRRNSWDLEVSKSFLLQIVY
- the LOC105047969 gene encoding thioredoxin-like 2-1, chloroplastic isoform X5, giving the protein MPSGLLQLPDIHKKALFGFRLRYCYRPPAAAPVPSQGACCWCGQMMAQSGGGEKKCRTEYDCINSKQEFLDALSLAGDRLVIVAFYGTWCGSSLALYPKGNDFVVNIEETCVSIVWFKWFYRGAEGQLESFSCSLAKAWILSRLSRKFLQSLNNSLLPLQGAWKIP
- the LOC105047969 gene encoding thioredoxin-like 2-1, chloroplastic isoform X8, with protein sequence MPSGLLQLPDIHKKALFGFRLRYCYRPPAAAPVPSQGACCWCGQMMAQSGGGEKKCRTEYDCINSKQEFLDALSLAGDRLVIVAFYGTWCGSSLALYPKGNDFVVNIEETCVSIVWFKWFYRGAEGQLESFSCSLAKVLGKFLERRREIQSTKRPGPGYLKG